A region from the Benincasa hispida cultivar B227 chromosome 8, ASM972705v1, whole genome shotgun sequence genome encodes:
- the LOC120083205 gene encoding F-box protein At1g67340, with the protein MLCNKRRRTSTSAAAGISDLFDGLPDDLVVVVLGKLSATASSPSDLVNVMITCKRFNRLALHPIVLSKAGPKLFEILTKNWSESTHRFLKLCVSAGNVEACYTLGMIEFYCLKNRGSGASLMAKAAIKSHPLALYSLAIVQFNGSGGSKSDKNLRAGVALCGRAAYLGHIDALRELGHCLQDGYGVPQNASEGRRLLIEANARELTSITNSSLRRLHCSGDLPSAMDSGGSLLSDFGCNFPAAEAHPANRFLRDWFASGRGFVAEGLRLCSNSGCGRPETRLHEFRRCSVCGNVNYCSRGCQALDWKLRHKTECAPFDRWLIEDDDLEGDDNGDVNRIEQFGDGENVESE; encoded by the exons ATGTTGTGCAATAAAAGGAGGAGAACTTCGACCAGCGCCGCCGCCGGGATTTCTGATCTTTTCGACGGTTTGCCGGATGATCTTGTCGTCGTCGTCCTTGGCAAGCTTAGCGCCACCGCTTCTTCTCCGTCCGACCTCGTCAATGTTATGATAAC ATGTAAAAGGTTCAATCGATTGGCTTTGCATCCGATTGTGTTATCGAAGGCTGGACCTAAATTATTTGAAATCCTAACCAAGAACTGGTCTGAATCGACTCATCGATTTCTCAAATTGTGTGTTTCTGCTGGTAACGTGGAAGCCTGCTACACTCTCGGAATG aTCGAGTTTTATTGTTTGAAGAACAGAGGGAGTGGAGCTTCGTTAATGGCGAAAGCCGCGATTAAATCTCATCCGTTGGCGCTTTACTCGCTCGCCATCGTACAATTTAACGGAAGCGGTGGCTCAAAGAGCGACAAGAATCTCCGTGCCGGAGTTGCTCTGTGTGGACGAGCCGCTTATCTCGGCCATATCGACGCGCTTCGTGAACTAGGCCACTGCCTTCAAGACGGTTACGGTGTCCCTCAAAACGCATCCGAAGGACGTCGTCTCTTAATCGAAGCCAACGCGCGTGAACTCACGTCCATAACAAACTCCTCCCTCCGCCGTCTCCACTGCTCCGGCGACCTCCCTTCCGCGATGGATTCCGGCGGATCGCTTCTCAGTGATTTCGGCTGTAACTTTCCAGCGGCAGAGGCTCATCCGGCGAACCGGTTTTTAAGAGATTGGTTCGCATCGGGGCGTGGATTTGTCGCTGAAGGACTGAGACTGTGCTCAAACAGTGGATGTGGAAGGCCGGAGACTCGGCTACATGAATTCCGGCGATGCTCTGTTTGTGGTAATGTAAACTATTGTTCACGAGGATGCCAAGCTTTGGACTGGAAACTGCGGCACAAGACGGAATGTGCGCCGTTTGATCGGTGGCTAATCGAGGATGATGACCTCGAAGGCGACGACAACGGCGACGTAAATAGAATAGAGCAGTTTGGAGACGGTGAGAACGTGGAATCTGAATAA